tctcattgaaataggagcattaggtggcaaattaatttttctaagaacattttttaacaatattcttcgaGTAATTGGTTTTTGTGGAGCAACTGGGAGTTTAAATCGAGTTCTAAAACAATCTAGAGGCAAATACATAGAtaagttattaataaattgaaaagaaCCACCACAACATATATGAATAACACAGGTTTCATTATCACTACAACTCATTATTTAAAAAACAAGTGAAAAAAAGGTGGAAAGTTACCTTAATGATGCTAGAAATGATATGATTTATGTGGAAATGTAGTGAAATGAACTGTTGTTCCAGGTTAAATGATTATATAGAAATGAAATGTTACCGTAAAAGTACAACAATCTAGCAAAATCTTATCCAAGAAATCAATGAAATCTTATCGGGATAAGaagcaagacgcaaggacgcaaggcgcaagacgCAATACgaaatacgcaaggacgcaaggctgtTTGTTGCGTTTAGGCCtaaacgcaaggacgcaaggtcgcaaggaagCAAGGcctcttgcgccttgcgagggcaaattgtcaaacttttttttaagggctgtcagtcaacaagcttCAAAAAAATGAACATTTTGGTGATATTCCCTTGCCCTTTTGGGACATGAATCCATAATGTTATGGTTAGTAGGCAGCAATAGAGTAGAAATACGCCAATCGTTATCTTAAATGAAAGTTTTAGTCTTAATCAACAGAATTATGCAACATTTTAAAAACCAAACGAGTAAATAAATGATGTTTTCTCTGGTCTGATAGTATTTCCAAAATATTAAAAGCTGGTATGAACTCTAAATATTATTCACTAAATAGTTTACTCTCCATTAGAAGAAGTTAGTTACCTTTCATGTGCATCCTACCCTTCTAGATCAGCAAAATAGCATTGTGAGTTCATTGTCGAAGAAATGATTGATCTTTGTTATCTTTCCCAATTTTGGAGATGATTACCTTATGTTTTGATTAGTGGGCCACAATGCCAACTCTAGGCCAAAGGCAGTCTTCTATGAAATTTTGGTCTTATTTAACAGAATTATGCAACGTGTTAAAAACTTATACGGAATTTTGTATATTATTTACAGAATAGTTTACAACCACTAATTAGAAAAAAATGAGCATATGCAAGTTTTTTAATACCTTCCCTGTGCATCCTTCCCTTTTAAATCAGCAACTTCAGTAAGTGCTTTCTCCCATTGACCAATCTTTTGAGCCCATTGACTTTTCTTCTCTGCATTTGATTCGGTCTCCATCCTCTGTTTATGCTTTGCCATCGAGTTTCCAAATCTGTTTTGTTGCTTCCTGACATCGGTGGGTTCAACATGATAGAAGATGGGGATAACAATGTGATTGTAGTTCCTATGTTGCTCCAAGATTAATACAAGTTCATCAAGGCACCATGTGGAAGAAGCGTAATCCTTGGACAACACGATAACCGAAGCTCTCGATGCTTTGATCGCACTCTCCAACTCTGGTTTTAATTCTTCTCCACTTTGAATCTCAGCATCATCCAAAAACGTATCGATAGAGGCATCAACTAAAGCGTTGTGGAGGTGATCAGTAAAACTATAACGAGTATCAGCACCTCTAAAACTTATAAACACGTCGTAAACATAACTTGATGAAGATTTTTGTGAAATTGCATTGATCTTAACCATAATGATTGATACAAAAAGCATTATGAAATGAAGTCACTTGTACATTTATGATTTATGAATGCAAGAATTGAGAGAGTAAGTTGACTTTTTCAAAAGTCTTCTTTCATATTATAATGCAATTGGATTAAATAATGCTATTCAAATGTACGTTCTACTTAAAGCTTCGATAGTTGATATAATTCATTTTAATATAATGCAGTTGAATTAAAATATTATCTGGACTTATTCAAATGTTCAATTACAAAGACTTCTTCAAATGTCTTCTTTCATATTATATACAGCTAGTTGAACAATATCGTGTAAAGTTTAAATAATGTTAATTGTGTGTTTGAACTGATGTTGTAAATGTTGGATgtatgaaggatatcaaaacaacaacaaaaagtATGTTTTGGTGTTAAGGCACGTCGTGGCTCAACACATGGATGagtgatatggccaaaatggatgATTTTATTTGTGCGTTGTTGTTAGAttgcaacacgtcagaattagctaccaaaagagagtaatggttttattatttgtatttagctggggtttcctagctataactcaactacttgtcttccttttaacaagtaagtggtaaatataactcaggttcgtatttttatatgtttgctcagtaacgtgggacaaaagtgcccatATAGTTAACTCTAGTGACAAGAGGtggtagattaagattaactaataatACGGTAATTTAactgtaaagataaagatagataggtatggagaatagaattctgatgaggaattatcacaagagtttaacttcctagaataaacactaaacctcaatcaattgggctatgaacctaactgatttgtcactaagagtttaggctttgaagattctggctaagacggatatccctactcccaacattaaccttaaagggtttaaacgaccttatggatagaatcctaggtacatgaacaaagtggtatatccctaaaggaaagtctcagcctttcttaatcctagttagtctaaCTAAAACAATATTCCTCCATTTAATActacgctatgccttaacattaacaggtgTGCAattttagatattctaaggtactgttaattggattagagatctctcctttgcgatcacttatccaaccccggatcatcttacaacatctcaagaacattgcttttgacgcgaatcgtgcttttgagcaagccagtgttcactgaactctatattgcctactcatcACAACCTaagtgggcagctcttctttgacgaataaatagtTATTCGTACGTATGTACTATATCCCTGTTGTGACGTTAAACACACATAACTACTtatcttgtatcctagggttgatctggtcctaatactaggttatagccacgtgaataagcggaatggtgatccgtaaattaaacttctaaaccgtcaaggtttcagcataacagtaggataagtttcagataaagtattcaacatataataaacatttgtaacagatagattggcatgcaagatgaaagcaacttaagataacaagataactttattaaattaaggaaagcgttcaccgtttacagacgagatctggactattacaagtgctgacatcctctagaccactCCTATTACTGTGATGCCccctacaaaaccatcgtgtacgaatcatcaacaacaggatcaatgcaagatcaaacactatatgctatttcaaaatacgtttgcattcatgataaaaggtgacgtcataaccaacgtcgaatgttttacatcaaaagtatgctctaACGAATAGAAGCATTGATAGTAGTACGTGACcctcaggtcgttacaaatcatagttcaaaagtaataatgtttatgaatgcaagataaacgttcatgcagtgacatctctaaagcagcgggtgtctacagcaagactagtacacagcggaagcggctaaccttaagcacctgagaaaaacatgcttaaaaacgtcaacacaaaggttggtgagctatagtttaagtataacagtaatgtaaggtaggccacgagatttcagtgctacaaagagcgtttcaaaacagtatgataaagtatatgtttaaccgtgggcacttggtaactaacttaacgtttataccccctgaaagtacacttggcaagtgcgtatctatacgaagtattaaacactcgttaaatgctagcgcgactagcccgagtggggatgtcaaaccctatggatccatatctaagattcgcattcaccggttcaaaaaccaatgactaaacgttaccgagctaaaggcaatgtttatgccgttgtataacccacacatatataagtttaagtactcgtgcctagtatgtaaaacgtaaaacacgcatgtattctcagttcccaaaatagttaaagtaaaaagggaatgcaatAACTcgcagtggtaaagtagtggtaaagtcgagtcgggaaataagcaagtacgtaggtccggaaagtcctcaacctaagtcaaatagtactaagtcagtaaatcgtcccaataggtttaagagtacataaataaggtcttaaaggtcatcatcattcatcatcaaacaaaaggtgtaaagtaagtttcgttctagaaaagagtttaaaacaaaggctgatttggatcagtcaccacggcctctatacctactgaaataaggtgagaccagtggccatggctccgtatatgagtcctttagttgtggtaaaaattccagaagcaaactcatcttcgtttgaccgtggctacggtctaagtgcgagtaggtcagaattttcagcacaacgttaaaagacatagtgacactcggagggccataaattctaaaccgtaactcggattaagacgagtcctaaatgaaaagttatctactcgaacagagctaacttaaaatcatctttacagtagcccaggtcgtacttatcagacccagtaacagtaaacagtaggttccggggtttcttggtaatcgatgcttatcacggttctcatccttgatgcttatagcttcaagtgtacaactcgttgatgtgtttacatcatctttaccaagttttgaccatcataacccaagtgtaagtctaagacatgtagcacaactcatttaagtgttgcaagtagcttgatgaaccaaagttacatcaaaagcttagatccgacacatacatgaactataaaagtaatattgaactacaaacttgaaagtaaactaactaatcaagatcttaagatgtagaacatagttcttagttagatcttgaagatccaagatccaaatgtctagatctaaagttattaagttaaatctaacacaagtgtatgaagttataactaaagagttacacttccatgttcttgaactttcaagttaacttttagttccaagaagtatgagatcaagactaacttgtaatacttgaccatttaacaacaaacatgaatttaaatgtacaagaaatgaagtaataaactaaatatacaagtaacaagtcatggttgttcatactttaaagattcaaaccaaagtttgatctttaagaatgtaaactttaagtttacaaacatgaattacaagtattgtttttacaactcatgaactttaatctttaagacatcaagtgtagaacataaactaggaagtttagttcttgtgtgttcttgtaaaaacaagataatatgaagaatctaactagaaagtttgattcttgtactaatagtaacaactaacaaagacaTGTAACAAACAACAATaatgaacaagtaattaaacaacaacatgaaacaagtgatgatgatgattatgggtgttGTAGGTCACGGTTTTGAAGACAAGAAAAGGGAAGAAGAaatgttcaagttacttacaaaatgagagaaaaagagagaaaagtttgagagaaaatggaagcaaGTAAAATGCAAGTGTGTAAGTaatgaaaaaaaaattttgaactctcCCATGTATACTCCAAAACCGACGGTTGGGAAGAAAAAAAAGGGGGAGGGGATTTGCTCACTAGTCACAAGCATGTAaagccttcaaaagttggttattagaGGTGGTTTTATGGGGATAaggtggtaactagattccttatgtaacttaatccatttagttaagttctaaggtaatacttacaagtgtaatgggctaataagtccatttaagaagtagggtgggctcttaagtccactaacactaatgaaagcccaagttcaagtgattaacaaattaagtccaacaaagcccaagtaattaactagaaaccttagttaattaaaatgattaataaaacttaatcatgaatgtaaataatattctaaaaatattattcgtgaaagtttcgtgtgtcacaaagacgtttcgggcatttaaagtcaagtacgggaaatcatggcaacatgtaaatgtaataacatacattcgtttaatcacacgtattaataataatcattattaattaaaagtggaaaaaccagggtcattacattacccacctgttaaagaaaatttcgtcccgaaattttaagctgggggagatggaggagctgggaaaaggtgaggatacttctgcatcatttgatcctctcgctcccaagtaaactcgggtcctcgtttggcattccatcatactcggacgatcggaatcttgttgcgtttcaaagttttgatctcacgatccataatttcaacaggctcttccatgaagcggagtttgtcgtcaatagtaagttcttccagtggtatgataagttctggtgcagcaagacacttcttcaagtttgacacgtggaaggtaggatgaactgagctcaattgtgctggtagatccaaacggtaagcaacaggtccaacacgttccaagatttcaaaaggaccaatgtatcgtgggttcaactttccacgttttccaaaacgaatcacacatttccaaggtgcaaccttcaacattacacgatcaccaacattgaattcaaagtctttacgtttaagatcggcataactctttcgacgatcgcgggcagttttaagtctcgcttgaatctgagcaatcttctccgtggtttcatggactacctcgggtccggtgatttgcttttcgcctacttcggcccaacaaataggagatcgacacttgcgaccatacaatgcttcgaaaggtgcggcattaatgctcgagtgataactgttgttgtaagaaaattcgacgagtggcaaatgcctttcccaggcctttccgaaatcaatgacacatgcacacaacatgtcttccaaggtctgaatcgtacgttcactttgcccgtcagtctgtggatgataagcagtactcatgtcgagacgggttcccatggcttcttgtaaggaacgccaaaatctggaagcaaaacggggatcgcgatctgagatgatcgataaaggtacaccatgatgagatacaacctctttgatgtataattgagcaagtctttccattgtatctgtttccttcatagctaggaagtgtgcagatttggtaagacggtcaacaataacccaaatggtatcttatccgcccaccgtctttggtagcttagtaatgaaatccattgtgatccattcccacttccattgtgggatttccggttgttgaagtaacccagaaggtctctgatgctcggccttaactttcgaacaagtcaaacacttaccaacataagttgcaacgtctttcttaaggttcggccaccaatactgttctttaagattgtggtacatttttcccgctccgggatgaatcgaatacctcgacttgtgggcttcatcaagtataaggttccgtagatctccataaaggggtacccaaattcttccggcataacatcggagtccagactccctaacctcgaatcgagagacaagaatgttcaaatgttcatgagatatattctcctccttgagagtgaaatgtcccgttcttattgattaaaaatgttccatattacttgatttcgttgagaggttttgacctctatatgagacatttttcaaagactgcattcatttttaaaacaaaccataacctttatttcataaataaaggtttaaaaagctttacgtagattatcaaataatgataatctaaaatatcctgtttacacacgaccattacataatggtttacaaaacaaatatgttacatcgaaatcagtttcttgaatgcagtttttacacaatatcatacaaacatggactccaaatcttgtccttattttagtatgcaacaacggaagctcttagtattcacctgagaataaacatgctttaaacgtcaacaaaaatgttggtgagtaataggtttaacctatatatatcaaatcgtaacaatagaccacaagatttcatatatcaatacacatcccatacatagagataaaaatcattcatatggtgaacacctggtaactgacattaacaagatgcatatataagaatatccccatcattccgggacacccttcggatatgatataaatttcgaagtactaaagcatccggtactttggatggggtttattaggcccaatagatctatctttaggattcgcgtcaattagggtgtctgttccctaattcttagattaccagacttaataaaaaggggcatattcgatttcgataattcaaccatagaatgtagtttcacgtacttgtgtctattttgtaaatcatttataaaacctgcatgtattctcatcccaaaaatattagattttaaaagtgggactataactctctttcacagatttttacttcgtcgggaagtaagacttggccactggttgattcatgaacctataacaatatatacatatatatcaaagtatgttcaaaatatatttacaacacttttaatatattttgatgttttaagtttattaagtcagctgtcctcgttagtaacctacaactagttgtccacagttagatgtacagaaataaatcgataaatattatcttgaatcaatccacgacctagtgtatacgtatctcagtattgatcacaactcaaactatatatattttagaatcaacctcaaccctgtatagctaactccaacattcacatatagagtgtctatggttgttccgaaatatatatagatgtgtcgacatgataggtcgaaacattgtatacgtgtctatggtatctcaagattacataatatacaatacaagttgattaagttatggttggaatagatttgttaccaattttcacgtagctaaaatgagaaaaattattcaatcttgttttacccataacttcttcattttaaatccattttgagtgaatcaaattgctatggtttcatattgaactctattttatgaatctaaacagaaaaattataggtttatagtcggaaaaataagttacaagtcatttttgtaaaggtagtcatttcagtcgaaagaacgacgtctagaagaccattttagaaaacatacttccactttgagtttaaccataatttttggatatagtttcatgttcataataaaaatcattttcccagaataacaacttttaaatcaaaatttatcatagtttttaattaactaacccaaaacagcccgcggtgttactacgacggcgtaaatccggttttacggtgtttttcgtgtttccaggttttaaatcattaagttagcatatcatatagatatagaacatgtgtttagttgattttaaaagtcaagttagaaggattaacttttatttgtgaacaagtttagaattaactaaactatgttctagtgattacaagtttaaaccttcgaataagatagctttatatgtatgaatagaatgatgttatgaacatcattactacctcaagttccttggataaacctattgaaaatgagaaaaatagatctagcttcaaaggatccttggatggcttgaaagttcttgaagcagaatcatgacacgaaaacaatttcaagtaaaatttccactcgaaataagattgttatagttatagaaattgaattaaactttgaatatgattattaccttgtattagaaagataacctactgtaagtaacaaaggtttcttgatctttgatgattacttggaatggatttagaaaacttggaagtaaacttgcaatcttggaagtattcttgattttatgaaactagaacttttggaatttatgaagaacacttagaacttgaagatagaacttgagagagatcaattagatgaagaaaattgaagaatgaaagtgtttataggtgtttttggtcgttggtgtatggattagatataaaggatatgtaattttgttttcatgtaaataagtcatgaatgattactcatatttttgtaattttatgagatatttcatgctagtttccaaatgatggttcccacatgtgttaggcgactcacatgggctgctaagagctgatcattggagtgtatataccaatagtacatacgtctaaaagctgtgtattgtacgagtacgaatacgggtgcatacgagtagaattgttgatgaaactgaacgaggatgtaattgtaagcatttttgttaagtagaagtattttgataagtgtattgaagtctttcaaaagtgtataaatacatattaaaacactacatgtatatacattttaactgagtcgttaagtcatcgttagtcgttacatgtaagtgttgttttgaaacctttaggttaacgatcttattaaatgttgttaacctaatgtttataatatcaaatgagattttaaattattatattatcatgatattatcatgtattaatatctcttaatatgatatatatatatacattaaatgtctttacaacgataatcgttacatatatgtctcgtttaaaaatcattaagttagtagtcttgtttttacatatgtagttcattgttaatatacttaatgatatgtttacttatcataatatcatgttaactatatatatatccatatatatgtcatcatatagtttttacaagttttaacgttcgtgaatcaccggtcaacttgggtggtcaattgtctatatgaaacctatttcaattaatcaagtcttaacaagtttgattgcttaacatgttggaaacacttaatcatgtaaataacaatttcatttaatatatatataaacatggaaaagttcgggtcactacagtacctacccgttaaataaatttcgtcccgaaattttaagcagttggaggtgttgacgtatcttctggaaataaatgcgggtatttcttcttcatctgatcttcatgctcccaggtgaactcgggtcctctatgagcattccatcgaaccttaacaatcggtatcttgttttgtttaagtctcttaacctcacgatccattatttcgacgggttcttcaatgaattgaagtttttcattgatttggatttcgtccaacggaatagtgagatcttctttagcaaaacatttcttcaaatttgagacgtggaaagtgttatgtacagccgcgatttgttgaggtagatccagttggtaagctactggtctgacacgatcaataatcttgaatggtccaatgtaccttggatttagtttcccccgtttaccaaatcgaacaacgcctttccaaggtgaaaccttaagcatgaccatttctccaatttcaaactctatatcttttcttttactgtccgcgtagctcttttgtcgactctgggcggttttcaatctttgttgaatttggatgattttctcggtagtttcttgttttttctccggacccgtaatctgtctatcccccacttcactccaacaaatcggagacctgcactttctaccataaagtgcttcaaacggcgccatctcaatgcttgaatggtagctgttgttgtaggaaaattctgctaacggtagatgtcgatcccaactgtttccgaaatcaataacacaagctcgtagcatgtcttcaagcgtttgtatcgtcctttcgctctgcccatcagtttgtggatgataggcagtactcatgtctagacgagttcccaatgcttgctgtaatgtctgccagaatcttgaaataaatctgtcatccctatcagagataatagagattggtattccatgtctggagacgaattccttcaaatacagtcgtgctaacttctccatcttgtcatcttctcttattggcaggaagtgtgctgacttggtgagacaatcaactattacccaaatagtatcataaccacttacagtccttggcaatttagtaatgaaatccatggtaatgttttcccatttccattccgggatttcaggttgttgtagtagatctgatggtttctgatgttcagctttgaccttagaacacctcaaacattctcctacatatttagcaatattggctttcatacctggccaccaaaaatgtttcttaagatccttgtacatctttcccgttccaggatgtattgagtatctggttttatgagcttctctaagtaccatttctctcatatctccaaattttggtacctaaattctttcagccctataccgggttccatcttcccgaatattaagatgcttctccgatcctttgggtatttcatcctttaaatttccctcttttaaaactccttgttgcgcctcctttatttgagtagtaaggttagtgtgaatcattatattcatagattttactcgaataggttctctgtccttcctgctcaaggtgtcggctaccacatttgccttccccgggtggtaacgaatctcaaagtcgtaatcattcaacaattcaatccacctacgctgcctcatattcagttgtttctgattaaatatgtgttgaagacttttgtggtcggtatatataatacttttgaccccatataagtagtgcctccaagtctttaatgcaaaaacaaccgcgcctaattccaaatcatgcgtcgtataattttgctcgtgactcttcaattttctagacgcataagcaatcaccttcgtccgttgcattaatacacaaccgagaccttgctttaatgcgtcacaataaatcacaaaatcatcattcccttcaggcaatgacaatataggtgccgtagttagatttttcttcaataattgaaacgccttctcttgttcatccttccattcaaatttcttccctttatgcgttaatgcagtcaagggttttgctattttggagaaatcttggatgaatcttctgtagtaaccagtcaatcctaaaaattgacgtatatgcttcggagtttttggggtttcccacttttcaacggtttc
This genomic stretch from Rutidosis leptorrhynchoides isolate AG116_Rl617_1_P2 chromosome 11, CSIRO_AGI_Rlap_v1, whole genome shotgun sequence harbors:
- the LOC139875223 gene encoding toll/interleukin-1 receptor-like protein, which gives rise to MVKINAISQKSSSSYVYDVFISFRGADTRYSFTDHLHNALVDASIDTFLDDAEIQSGEELKPELESAIKASRASVIVLSKDYASSTWCLDELVLILEQHRNYNHIVIPIFYHVEPTDVRKQQNRFGNSMAKHKQRMETESNAEKKSQWAQKIGQWEKALTEVADLKGKDAQGRWRISSLVLSKIEDGMIKVAA